In the Alteromonas sp. M12 genome, one interval contains:
- the zwf gene encoding glucose-6-phosphate dehydrogenase — translation MVLENSIEPCDFVLFGTKGDLARRKLLPALYQLEKANLVHADSRIIGAARQDISNEEYVEDVKDSIVEFSGEALCEDTWNRFSEKLDYVCVDMKDINSYPSFKQHVDRSRTMVCYLATPPSIFGDICKGLHNAGVIDSSVRVVLEKPLGHDLKSSKVINDQVAEFFDEKQIYRIDHYLGKETVLNLVSLRFANSIFATNWDHNCIDHVQISVAESVGIEGRWGYFDEAGQMRDMVQNHLLQILTLIAMEPPAVLDADSIRDEKLKVLKALRPITAANVQTDTVRGQYVGGFVKGKEVPGYLDEEGANTKSETETFVSLKVHLDNWRWAGVPFYLRTGKRLPSKTSEVVIYFKRQPHNLFGESFAQLPPNKLTIRLQPDEGVEITVMNKVPGLTSSGSMDLQKSRLNLSFSEEFKDDRIADAYEKLLLEVMIGNQALFVRRDEVEQAWTWVDGIFRAWGANNDLPEPYQAGTWGPVASIALLARDNRAWYESRIGKKK, via the coding sequence ATGGTGTTGGAAAATTCTATTGAACCGTGCGACTTTGTCCTTTTTGGTACTAAAGGGGATCTGGCCCGCCGTAAATTATTGCCGGCTTTATATCAGTTAGAAAAAGCAAATTTAGTCCACGCCGATTCACGTATCATCGGTGCGGCTCGTCAAGATATCAGCAACGAAGAATATGTTGAGGATGTTAAAGATAGTATCGTTGAATTTAGTGGCGAAGCCCTATGTGAAGATACTTGGAATCGTTTTTCAGAAAAATTAGATTATGTTTGTGTCGACATGAAAGACATAAATAGTTACCCATCGTTTAAACAGCATGTAGATAGATCGCGGACTATGGTTTGCTACTTAGCAACGCCACCTTCTATCTTTGGTGACATTTGTAAAGGCTTGCACAATGCAGGTGTTATCGATTCGAGTGTACGTGTTGTGCTTGAAAAACCACTTGGTCATGATTTGAAGTCGTCAAAAGTCATCAACGATCAAGTTGCTGAGTTCTTCGACGAAAAACAAATTTATCGAATTGATCACTATTTAGGTAAAGAAACTGTTTTAAACCTTGTTTCATTACGCTTTGCCAATTCAATTTTTGCAACCAATTGGGATCATAACTGTATCGACCATGTGCAAATTTCTGTGGCTGAATCAGTTGGGATTGAAGGCCGTTGGGGATATTTTGATGAAGCTGGTCAAATGCGCGATATGGTGCAAAACCACTTGTTGCAAATCCTAACGTTGATTGCCATGGAACCGCCCGCAGTTTTAGATGCAGACAGTATTCGTGACGAAAAGTTAAAAGTGTTGAAAGCGCTTAGACCTATTACCGCTGCCAATGTACAAACAGATACTGTACGTGGTCAGTATGTAGGTGGTTTTGTAAAAGGCAAAGAAGTACCTGGCTATTTGGATGAAGAAGGCGCTAATACCAAGTCTGAAACAGAAACCTTTGTATCACTCAAAGTTCATCTAGATAACTGGCGTTGGGCAGGGGTTCCGTTTTACCTGCGTACTGGTAAACGTTTGCCAAGCAAAACCAGTGAAGTCGTTATTTACTTTAAACGCCAACCTCACAATTTATTTGGGGAAAGTTTTGCGCAATTACCACCTAATAAATTAACCATTCGTCTGCAACCTGATGAAGGTGTTGAAATTACCGTAATGAACAAAGTACCTGGGCTAACTAGTAGTGGTTCCATGGACTTGCAAAAATCGCGCTTGAACCTAAGTTTTTCTGAAGAGTTCAAAGATGACCGTATTGCCGATGCTTACGAAAAATTACTGTTAGAAGTGATGATCGGTAATCAGGCATTGTTCGTGCGTCGTGATGAAGTTGAACAAGCTTGGACTTGGGTTGACGGAATATTCCGCGCTTGG
- a CDS encoding MurR/RpiR family transcriptional regulator yields MNILEKITQNKSVFSKSERKVADIILDNPQTAIHSSIATLAKMSDVSEPTVNRFCRRLDTKGFPDFKLHLAQSLANGTPYVNRHVEENDGPEEYTKKIFESTMASLEVARQSVDINTINRAVDLLTQAQKISFFGLGASASVAHDALNKFFRFNVPVVYFEDILMQRMSCMNSTEDDVVVLISHTGRTKSLVEIAHIARANDATVVGITSKNSPLAKECNLVLSLEVPEDTDMYMPMASRIAQLILIDILATGFTLRRGGKFRENLKRVKDTLRGSRFEKRDE; encoded by the coding sequence ATGAATATTCTTGAAAAAATAACACAAAATAAATCCGTTTTTAGTAAATCTGAAAGAAAAGTAGCGGATATAATTTTAGATAATCCTCAAACAGCAATACATTCAAGTATAGCTACACTTGCTAAAATGTCAGATGTCAGCGAACCAACCGTTAATCGGTTTTGTCGTCGCCTAGACACTAAGGGATTTCCAGATTTCAAACTGCATCTTGCCCAAAGTCTTGCCAACGGAACGCCCTATGTCAATCGACATGTCGAGGAAAATGACGGGCCTGAGGAATATACTAAAAAAATATTCGAATCAACCATGGCGTCATTAGAAGTTGCAAGGCAATCAGTCGATATCAATACAATCAATCGTGCCGTTGATTTGCTTACCCAAGCTCAAAAAATATCGTTTTTTGGTTTAGGGGCAAGTGCTTCTGTTGCCCACGATGCCCTTAATAAATTTTTTAGATTCAACGTTCCCGTTGTCTATTTTGAAGATATTTTGATGCAACGTATGAGTTGCATGAACAGCACTGAAGATGACGTCGTCGTATTGATCTCACACACTGGCAGAACAAAAAGCCTAGTGGAGATCGCACATATTGCCAGAGCAAACGATGCAACTGTAGTTGGGATAACATCTAAAAATAGCCCATTAGCCAAAGAGTGTAATTTAGTTTTATCACTCGAGGTGCCTGAAGATACTGACATGTACATGCCAATGGCATCCAGAATCGCGCAATTAATTCTAATTGATATTCTCGCTACCGGCTTTACTTTAAGACGCGGTGGTAAGTTTAGAGAAAACCTAAAACGTGTAAAAGATACACTCAGAGGGTCTAGATTTGAAAAGCGAGACGAGTAG